A region of the Hyperolius riggenbachi isolate aHypRig1 chromosome 9, aHypRig1.pri, whole genome shotgun sequence genome:
AGGGAAGATGGTGTACATATCTAATGGTAAGAGTTTTTTCTACAGATCCTATGATGTGGGCTGCCTGCTAATCATACAGTGTGTGGGGAGTGGGACAGCTATGtttttctgtgtgctgctgctgctgatggtaTACTGTGTGAGGGAAAGCTACATGTGACTTCTGTATGTTGCAATAAGGAGTGTGAAGCGCTGGCATGTTGGGTTAATATATTTACTGACTCCCACAAATGCTGCCTCTATTTGCTAAGGGAAGATGTTAATAGCCCTTTAAAAAAGTTTAGTATTTCATATTTGTGTTAAAAGGCACAAGTCCACCCTCACCATGCCCTTCCACCATATGCTAATAACATGTCTCCACTCTGTGGTAGGGTGTGTGCCCAGACCATGGCTGATGGCCCTTGCAAAGAAGAGGAAATTGCAGTGATTTTATGACATTTGCTTTCAGGCACAAAatgataagaagaaaaaaaagttgaagctattgtcttttttttaaatattactgGGTAGTGTTTGGAACACTCTTGGAATGCTCACTAAATGCCCATTTTAAGGGTTTGTATACATGCACACTAGTTGTAGCCTGAAGAGAATCTGGACTTTACCtggtgctagtctagtttaggggacccagcaggaatccTCATAGGGTAAGttagctaacgtgattgggtggacagcgacCTTTGGGACTTCTAGGTTACAGATAGGTTGtagtttggccaatcacaatgctttgtgctgtagaagGTGCTGTTACTGGTGAAttattccctatgaggtttcctgctgcgtCCCCTAAAGTAGATGAGCACCCTTTATCCTGCAGAGGTGACAGTTCATTGGGCCAAGTACAATACAGATGCCTTGCTCTGCTATAGCAGAGTGACAGATATGTTTTATATGGGGAAAGGACAAGGAGATGCTTCTGACCACAGGAGTAATAAAAGGAATACTATAATGTGCTTTAGAGGGAGGAATGATTtcctatttattttatatttggtgttaaaggacacttgaagtgaaagGGATGTGGGGACTGacatttttctttctcttttggaAGCCAGACTGGCAgtcccggagcagtgcttttcaatcCTGCTAGATTTAGGCACAgcaggcgcctccatagacttgaaTAGGAATTACATGTATCAAGCTCTCAGTGAGTAATGTCTGCTCCATCAGAAGACGAagccgaagttgcttttaaaacactaattcggcctccagcagtcgctggaagccgaattatttcattcccccactatccatggcggcctggaggggaaatagtaattattacggcccggacttgtgcagaagcaggatcagccatataccggctgtatcctacaCTCAAGTCTACCCGcgccgatttcatatgtatgcggcagtcctgctgatctatttagctgcagtagtgtctggatcacacacctgaaacaagcatgcgcctaatctagtcagacttcagtcaggaacaactgatctgcatgcttattcatggCTAAAAGTAGATGCGTAgattaagcaggacagccagttaaTTCCAGTGTTCACTTTTTGGCCATTTATTTTTTGAAGTGCTAGGGAGTGAAGCAGGTTACTTTGGCGCTGAGCACtgtcatagcactagtgctatgatgcACGTCCCACGCCAGAGTAATTCAGGGGTCCGGCGAtcaccagaccccgaattacatttccctccaagttgctacaactcggagggggggaTCGCAATTAATGCCGCTGGGGAGTTTAGTAGCAGCAGtgtgagctgtcatttggctcgccctgcgcccaactcaccggtggCCGTACAATACATACACCTAGGGAAACCCAGGTAGCGATAATACTTTGTTTCTCTATATATTGTTGAGTTCTGTTCACGATATGAATTTTCCTCCTTATCTTGGAAATCATTCCATTTGCAACACGTATACAATTGTTATGTGACTCTTAAAGCTATTGTGTTATGAAGATGTTACATCTGAATAATGTCTATACTTGTATTCACAAGTTATATTGCAGTCTCCACTGCTTGGTAACTTTTGTCGAATATGAATATACGTCTTTTTTACAAAACCTAATAAAATTATAAGTCAGCTGCTCTTTGGTCTTAGAGCTTGCCCGTTTTCTCCCCATCCAAGATTAGCATTGGAGATGGATAAGTGGCATTTTTGAAAGGGCATAAAAATGGAAGCCTCCGCAGTCCACTGAGGTGAGGGATAAGTAGGAGAGCAGCCAGAAAACACTGTTTTGAATCTTACTACAAGCTAACCTCATGCccatgaggctaggttcacagtgggacgttgtgttgcTTTCCCTGTATAACAATGAACGAAAAAGTTTCACCACACATTATGCAACCTTTTGgtggcatacagtgaagcatacagtcaatgcacagtatactgtactgtattgtgtatgtgtatgcactGTGAATATTCCATAGACTAACTATTGCAGTGCGACTTTGCGTTAAGTTGCCTCCATAAAGTCACATTGCAATGTCCCAGTATGAACCTAGCCTGAAAAAATTATCACAGAGAAGCAAGCTAAATGCAACATTTGCTATTTTATTCTCCCAAGTATTTCATGAAAGCTTCCCATGGGTACAGAATGGTTTGCTTAGTATaatcctgtctcctgctgctgccgccttATAAAGTAGActaaggacccattcacacttgagcgttttgccagcgattttggcaaaacgcttaaactctagcgcttttgaaagcgctagtgtaataaaaccctatgggcccgttcttacttgggcgatttgcgctaattgccAAAAATCACCCAAAATCGCGAAACacaaatgcgtagcctgcaccattttttcaggcgatttcccggtgatcgcgtttcagtgctatagaagcgctaaacacgatCACAGAGAAAtcactgcagtgtccagtgatatttttttttcccgcatgaaatcatggaaaaatcactcccgcaaaacgccggcaaaaatcgctgGGGCCTAAACAGCAGCACAACCTTTAAACATGTATAGAACTTTATggctaagcagaaaaaaaaatagttgacgGAAAGCTGGAATTTTTGTTGGTATTTGCAGTGGCACAATCGCAGAAGATAATTTTGTAAAATCCAGAGTACAGGTCCATTTATTATTGCTATGGTTTTCAGCATTGTACATTTTACTTGTGTTACAAAGTTATAGGAGCTCCAGACGTAAAAGGAAAGTTGTTTGTAACATTGTTATAAAATGATTTACGTAgggcactgattttttttttttttttttttttttaaatatcagtcacctttttaaccagttcaggacgaagaatttttcacatatcagcgcagagcccattcattcaccaataactgtattactacttatcacgcctaaattcatgtcaaattaggcttttagcgggtaataattttgtttagtaattaccttattttctatccattttaaaggaaaaataaggggataaaatagaaaaaacacactatttttccattttcattacaaaaaaacagtgctaactataagttaaacccacacattttattttcttatCCATTCTGGTtataacaacatttagattatgttcctagtacaatgtatggagacaatattgtatttggaaataaaggtgtctattttctgtttttcgttttctcattgtacactatcaatTACAAgacattatttgcaaaaataatagtaatataccctcatggcatacatattttaaacgcctaaagttcctaaggtaaaaatgttttttcttttatattctgtaactttattttaatttttattttggtacagaatatgcaaaaatgtaattgcttttgattcagtttctgactaaaaagaatatataagacatgggcctcaaccttaAAACTCTTAAACTTTATTCTACTACCGATCACGGTTATAATGTTACCACATATCTCTTGTAGTTTTCCTACAACTTTCCCAGGTGTGTTAACATTTTGAAATTGGCTTTTTCTGTTTTGGTTgcatttgtccctacctattttgtaTGTGACGTAGATctaagctttaaaggatacccgaggtgacatgtgacgtggtgagatagacatgtgtatgtacagtgcctagcacacaaatagctatgctgtgttcctttattctttttctgcctgaaatatcaggtatgtaagtggctgactcagtcctgactgagacaggaagtgactacagtgtgaccctcactgataagaaattcccctttttatctcttgattgctctcagaagccattttcttctaggaaagtgttttatagttggaatttctcatcagtgagggtcacactgtagtcacttcctgtctgagtcaggactgagtcagccacttacatacctgatatttaactctttcagacagaaaaaaaggaacagagcatagttatttgtgtgctaggcactgtacatacacatatctatctcatcatgtcacgtcacttcgggtatcttttaagaagctccaaaatgtattctacaacttgtcatggttaaaatgatacaacaTATGCCTCATTTATTAACAAACTGGTAAagcactctccacaaatacagTGGACGTATATATACGTAGTGTTgtcatgaagtggttaagatgcatTGGATCACAGATCCCCTCCATAAATCGCAAGTGACCCCTGTCATAGACCGCACGGGCCGGTCCTTGATCGGGTCAATTGTCAGAAACTCGCTGTCGCTTaacgcatagatgcccatatgtggatttgcAGTCTGagccgactagccgagaggagtgtcctgactccaaaggattcaccacacacgtaAAATTCAAATACTTGCCACCACATGTGAGTCAGCacatgactgtaaatatattagcacactgcaaacactgtaagtgtaagttaacccttagctgtatgcagggatcggcgccaAATCTGTCTAtttgtgcccgattcaagcatacaggttataaatacaagatactctagaacacaaggtaacgttttcagaggagtaagtacgattgtgtatgttcatgaacaggtcataaccgtaaaacgatttttaaacgttttgataacacacatttacatacactaattaacatatacacacaaagcttaaaataaaagggaataattgtgaaaggtttacttagccgaaatgcagtctgtgtggggatatttccttctgggaaaagaaaggcaaagtccttggtttcagaatcataggcctttaggtatattttgtaatccaagcagatgttacattTCCAAGAGggctgctaaccacatggtcctctggttagcagcagcaggctctcgtgaagatgggatttggaggactgaggtccgcctactggcaatgtgcttttgatgaagctggtttgggggtgtggagaCACCTGCCCCctgtgaattacccaccaatgacagtctaCCTCCTCCTAGGAGTATTTTGAGCTTACattgtaaaacactgtaactcataaactatacatgtcagatttaggtggatagcagattcataattgtcagaaaataccgatttaatatgacatcttgcatgagtgtgttaggcggtcctgtccCCGAGAGGGgtcgtacaccaataaccggacaggttattgttatgaattttatatcagcacattgggcagattttaacgaataagactatattaatgccatagctgtgctatacacggttttcatttaacagaccgaAATCATAAACCATATGCATTTAAATCTGTTCCCCAGCGGTGCCGCTTCGGCTGGACTCCCGCTGGGAAAGCTACCTTAGCCTTTCCTGTGATGAAAGGAACTTTTGGTGCTCAATTAGCATCTGAGTGTGACCAGCTAGAACAACCTTTGACATATTACACCCGGATTCTGGCTAGGTTTCACACCCCTtggctaattaacaagtcactgGCCAGCAAGGAATCAAGTTGTGTCTAGGTAAAAATCAATGCACTTTCACTAAAATAATTTGCGTTAGCTAAACAGAGACATGGAAGCTGATGAATAATGTACCAATGTGCTGTTCCCTATAGTTTACTATTAAGTTATCTTATCTACACAGAGGTAaagtggtggccatacacttatagatttgcagcagattcgaccatcagaaagattactgtcagatgcctgtcaagttgaatctgacaggaatctgatgtgtgccacacactagtaacagatttccaatagctttcagaatgaaatctattggaaattgatctaaatgcattattggaccattacatCCAACagctttcagaattaaatctattggaaattgatctaaatgcattattggaccattacatCCAATGCAACTCAAGTTAATCAAACACACATGCCTtcactgaaaagaaaaaatgtcattttgcgCTACTTTGCGGAACAATACAGAATCGCCAATCGTCTCGACGTCCGTATCATTCATGACAACCCCCCTCATACTCTCCTTTCTTCTACTTGCCAGGCAGAAAAAAATCTGACCCTTGGCTGTGATGCTGTACCTCTGTAGTGAGTTTGTTTGTTCATCGCGAGTTGTTCCTGGGATCATAGTTTCTCACCACATCACTTGGCTGATGAGGTAGAGGGGGTGAGGCAGGTTGTTGGTGAATATCTAGCCGCCTGAGATTCGCTGAAACTGTGGGTTTACATTTGAATATGGCAGAAAAACACTTTACAATTTTGAAACATTATAGGTTTAGTGCTAAAATAGAATTTAGGCctcctgcacactacatgcgattccaatttttaatcgattttcacatgcgattccgatatccgatttttaatcggtactgcatgctgcggtttttctaaaaaaaaaatttctgataGCATcctgggaaaatcggaattgcaaatcagaatcgcaaatcggatttgcagtgtgcaaggagccttactcatgcattttttttttttttaatccagggGATAATAAAATATTGCATTGGGATATTTTGTAATTACACAAGGGTTCTTAAGGGGCccttacactggtcgatttcagccatcgatcgatcggtaatcgattctatcaaatcaatCCATCGATTTGcaaccgatttcgatcgatttgatctatctgacaggatggaaaatctagttcgatctgctgctggcagcagatcgatggcccatagagttgcattggatgtaatggtccaataatgcatttagatcaatttccaatagatttcattctgaaagctgttggaaatctgttactagtgtgtggcacacatcagattcctgtcagattcaacttgacaggcatctgacagtaatctttctgatggtcgaatctgctgcaaatctataagtgtatggccacctttactttacCTCTGTGTAGATAAGATAACTTAATAGTAAACTATAGGTAACAGCACATTGGTACATTATTCATCAGCTTCCATGTCTCTGTTTAGCTAACGCAAATTATTTGGCTGAAAGTGCATTGATTTTTACCTAGACACAGCCATGTTGATCtgtaaaatgttttcctcttttttACAGGACAAGTGCTGGATGGCCAGAGTAGATCACCATGGAGACTGTCCTTTATCACAGACTTGTTCTGGGGAATTGCTGACTTTGTTGTTCtgttgtaagtaatgtaccttttGACTTTTAGACTGAACAtataatatgtattttttttttaaatcagtttcAAATGTACTATTATTTCTGCAAAAGACTGTGTTATATCTGTAGTAAAATAACTGCAGACCTCTGATCACTTTGCTCTGTATTGGCACCAAGAATGGTTttagagatgcaaatatttccaaattGATTTTGCCAGATGTTAATATATCTACTGGAGTCTACTTGTGCCTAatggcagttgtcctttaaagtacaaCAGATGCTTTTAGCACTTTGCTTCAATGAGTAAACTTATTGCATATTCTAGATAAACCTTCTTTCCCTACTGCTTCACACTCACTACGTCTGGATACAATGAGAACCACCTAAGCAGAAACTTTTGagctatatttatatttgtaagtGCAGCTTGTGAAAGGTACGAATGAATGTGAGTGTCTTATGCAACAGGCTGCCTGCATAGGCATTCCATAGTGGGCATTGTGGGCATTCCACAATTTATGTGCGCCACAAAACTCTGTTGGCCAAGGTAGAATTTTTTTGTTTTCCAAAGGCTTCCTGTTCCACCTCTCAATGGACAGTAGATGTTGAGTGGGAAGAGATAAGTGCTCATGACAATCATAGACGAGCTAGCATGAGGGATTTCTTTGGCTGATAAATACTAATGTCTGTATGGGGCTTTAGTGTACTATCACCCAAAATATTAAAAGCATTTGTCAAGAAGAATACAGTTAGAATTGTGTCTACCGTATGTAGAATACATGGTAGCAATTTATTACAATGTTAATAATCATTATATAAATGTCTTCTCTTTATGTCAGTTTCCAGAGTATGATCAGACCAGACATATCCAGAAGAGGTTGTACGAACTCCTCATCCAGTTCACGTTTTGATGATGGAAGAGGGTACTATACTGTTACTTGTTACTTGTTgttgattatgtatttataagcGTTTTTAAAGAAACTAGTTGGaaatttcacacacacacacacacacacacacacacacacacacacacacacacacacacacacacacacacacacacacacacacacacacacacacacacacacctcactccaagctgaattattgcaaatactttctgttttaagaaagcaaactttttttattttcaatagcaTCTTAGGAAGAGGGCTtttaggtccattgtagcccgttacacactcctaggagttctggttcaccatgggcttgctgggtactctgtacctCATAGTGTTCTAAAGAGCCTAACAGGTTTTGACATCACTGCCTAATGTTTATGGGATTTTGGATTTCCCAAAACAACTGCAGAAATATAAAGTAAGTATTGTAGAAGATGTTTCATCAAAGTGgtgatgtgtgtgtatgctgGAATAATTTCCTAAAAACTCCAATTGAATTTGACT
Encoded here:
- the SELENOK gene encoding selenoprotein K, whose translation is MVYISNGQVLDGQSRSPWRLSFITDLFWGIADFVVLFFQSMIRPDISRRGCTNSSSSSRFDDGRGPPGNPRRRMGRINHGAGPSPPPMAGGGUGR